The Euzebyales bacterium genome segment CGCATGCACGGCGGCGATCGCGGCCTGCAGCAGGTACGGTCCGGCGGCACCGTGCGACAGGCCCTCGTCGACGAGGACGAGGCCACGTGCGATCCGCCCGCCATACCACAGCCGGCGGTCCTGCTCGGCGAGCGGTACCGGTCGTCCGTCATGCCAGCGGGCCGGGCCACGGGCAGCGGTCAGCAACAGCAGGGCAAGCAGGCCGGCGTGCTCGCCGTCCTCGGGCATCCGCCGGTGCAGGAGGGTCGCGAGCCGGATCGCCTCGTCCTGCAGCTCGACCCGCTGCAGCCGGGAGCCTGCCGTGGCCGTGTGACCCTCGTTGAAGATCAGGTACACCACCGCCCGCACACCGGCCAGGCGCGGCGGCAGCTCATCGGCGTCCGGTACCGCGTAGGGGATGCCGGCGTCGCGGATCTTGCGCTTGGCCCGGCTGATCCGCTGCCCCATCGTGGGCTCGGACACCAGGAACGCCCGTGCGATCTCCCCGGTCCTGAGCCCGCCGACGACCCTCAGCGTCAGCGCGACCTGCGCCTCCCGTGACAGCGCGGGGTGACAGGCGGTGAACAGCAGGCGCAGCCGTTCGTCGGGGATCGCCTCCGGCTCGCCGTCCGTTGGCTCCTCCGCCTCGCGCACGATCAGCAGCGGTGCCCGGCGTCGTTCGGTGCCGAGCCGGCGCAAGCGGTCGATCGCCCGGCGCCGCGCAACGGCCAGCAGCCAGCCGGCCGGCTCGCGGGGCATCCCGCGCGCCGGCCACTGCTCTGCGGCCGCCGCCATGGCATCACTCAGTGCATCCTCGGCGAGCTCGAACTCCCGCAGCTCCGTCACGAGCACCGACAGAACCCGTGCGTACTCGCCACGGAACGTCTCGGCGAGGCGCCGATGGGCACCGAGCGCCTCGCCGTGGGACGACCGCTGGGCACTGGTCACGCTGCTGCTCGCGGGCTCGCAGCGTTCCCAACGGCCCAGGGACCGCCTGTCGGCGGTCGCACTCCTACGCCTCGGACATGTCGAACTCGATCACCGGCCGCACCTCGACCGCGCCGAAGGTCGGGATCTTCGCCGCCCAGGCGATGGCCGCGTCGAGGTCGTCGACGTCGACCAGGTAGTAGCCGTTGATGACCTCCTTGGTCTCGGCGAAGGGGCCGTCGGTGGTCAGCGTCTCGCCGCCCTGGACCCGCACCGTCGTCGCTGCCGTCGAGTCGGTCAGCGCCCGCCCGTCGACGAAGTCGCCGGACTCCTGCAGCTCGTTGGTGTAGTCGAACCACCGCTGCATGTCCGCCTGCTGGTCCTCCTCGGACCACCCCGCGCGCAGGCCCTCCTCCTCGGCGATGAGCAACAGGTACTTCATGGTGATCACTCCCGTGTGCGTGCGTCCCGCCGGGTGCGGGCCGCCTCGGATGGTGGTCGCGCGACGATGGCCGATTTCGACACCCGCTCCAAGGTTGTTCCGGCGCCGCAGGTCCACCCGGTGCCTGGGGCCTCCAGGCTCCCCGAATTCTGCCCGGGGCGACCGCGTGCCGCTCGCTCAGGCCAACAGTCCCGCTGCCGGGAACACGAGGTACTCGGCGTAGAACAGCGCCCACACCACCAGGTAGAAGCGTGCCACCGACGGGCGGTCGGCCAGGTCCACCCGCAGGCTGGCACCCACCAGGACGGCCAGCGCCGCCACGTGCGCCAGCGCCAGCACGCCGCCGTGCAGGCCCGGCACACCCACGAGCCCGGCCACGATGATGCCGCCGTACGCGAACGCCAGCACCACCAACCCGAGCGTCAGCACGCGGCGGGGACCCAGGCGCAGCGTCAGCGTGCTGACCCGGAAGCGGCGGTCGCCGTCCATGTCGGGGATGTCCTTGAACCAGGCGATCGCCAAGCTCAGCGCCAGCACGATCGCGGTCAGTGCGACGATGACCGGCGGCAGGTCCGCGGGCGCCCCGGCGACCGTGACGAAGTGCACGAACAGCAGCAGGTTGACGACCAGCCCGCGCACTCCCGCGATCGACAACGCCGCCCACAGCGCGAAGCGCTTCAGCCGCAGGGGCGGCAGCGAGTAGACGGCGCCAACCGCGACGCCGAGCAGGAACGCCCCCAGCGCCCACGGCCCGGCGACCAGGCCGAGGCCGACCGCCAGCGCCAGCGACGCCCACACCAGCCGCCGGGCTGTCCGCATCGACAGCGCGCCGGAGGCGATCGGCAGCCACGGCTTGTTGACGCGGTCGATCTCGACGTCGGTCACCTGGTTGAGCCCGACGATGAACACGTTGGTTGCGACGCTGCCGACGAGCACGGCGAGCACCTGGCCCGCGCCGGGTGAGATCCCGGTCTGCAGTGACGCGAGCACCGCGATCGCCACCACCGAGAGGGTGGTGCCGATGATCGTGTGCGGGCGGCTGAACGCCAGGAGGGTTCCCAAGACCGGGACCATCCTGCCGCGCGCTGCCACCGCGCACACGATGCGGAGCTCGTCCCCGCCGTCCGTTACGGTGGGGCCGATGCGAGCAGTCATCCTGGCGGGCGGCGGCGGCACGCGCCTCCGTCCCCTCACCAACACCACCCCCAAGCCCATGCTCGAGTTCATGGGCCGGCCCTACGCGATCGGCCTGCTGCGCCGGCTGGCCGACGTCGGCGTCGACCACCTCGACCTCTTGGTCGGCCAGGCGACCGACGCCTTCGCGCCGCTGGTCGAGGCCGGTCGCGGCCTCGGTGTCGCCGTCGACGTCCTGACCGAGGAACGGCCACTGGACACCGCCGGTGCCGCTCGCCGACTGCTGCGGGGCGCAGGTGAGGCCGACGTCATCGTGTGCAACGGCGACGTGCTGACCGACCTCGACTACGCGGACCTCGTCAAGCACCACCGCGAGGCCGGCGCCGTCGCGACGATCGCCCTGACGCGGGTGGAGGACACCTCGAGCTTCGGCGTGATCGAACGCGACGATGACGGGCGCATCCGGGCGTTCATCGAGAAGCCCCCACCGGGCACGACCGACGTCGACACCGTCAACGCGGGCACCTACGTGCTCGACGCCGCGGCGTTCGACCCGTTCCCCGGCGACGGCCCGCTGTCGTTCGAGCGCGATGTCTTCCCCGGGCTGCTGCGTGCCGGCGCGCTGCTCCGCGGCGTGGCGTACGACGTCCACTGGCAGGACCTCGGCACACCGCAGCGGTTCCGTGACGGCCACCGGGCGGTGCTCGAGCGCCGTTGCGCCTGGCCCGTGCCGGCCGCGCTCGAATGGAGGGCGGACGGTGTCGCGGTGCACCGCACGGCGACCGTCGACGCCGACGCGACGCTGATCGCCCCGGTCGTCGTGGGTCCCGGCGCGACCGTCGGACGCGACGCGCTCCTGGCAGGCGCCATCGTGCTGGCGGGCGTCCGCATCGGCGACGGCGCCACGGTCACCGACAGCATCGTCGGGCCGGGGACCCGGATCGCCGGCGGTGTCGAGGTCGGCCCCCGCGCCGTGCTG includes the following:
- a CDS encoding DUF6596 domain-containing protein, producing MTSAQRSSHGEALGAHRRLAETFRGEYARVLSVLVTELREFELAEDALSDAMAAAAEQWPARGMPREPAGWLLAVARRRAIDRLRRLGTERRRAPLLIVREAEEPTDGEPEAIPDERLRLLFTACHPALSREAQVALTLRVVGGLRTGEIARAFLVSEPTMGQRISRAKRKIRDAGIPYAVPDADELPPRLAGVRAVVYLIFNEGHTATAGSRLQRVELQDEAIRLATLLHRRMPEDGEHAGLLALLLLTAARGPARWHDGRPVPLAEQDRRLWYGGRIARGLVLVDEGLSHGAAGPYLLQAAIAAVHARAASYADTDWSAIIGWYDLLIGTSPEPVLRLNRAVARMEHGDLDVALDDIDGLASQLAGFSHFHAARAEVLTRLGRADAARSALTAAIELTDNEPLRDELARRLAGS
- a CDS encoding YciI family protein; translated protein: MKYLLLIAEEEGLRAGWSEEDQQADMQRWFDYTNELQESGDFVDGRALTDSTAATTVRVQGGETLTTDGPFAETKEVINGYYLVDVDDLDAAIAWAAKIPTFGAVEVRPVIEFDMSEA
- a CDS encoding homogentisate phytyltransferase — translated: MNSSMGLGVVLVRGRRRVPPPPARMTARIGPTVTDGGDELRIVCAVAARGRMVPVLGTLLAFSRPHTIIGTTLSVVAIAVLASLQTGISPGAGQVLAVLVGSVATNVFIVGLNQVTDVEIDRVNKPWLPIASGALSMRTARRLVWASLALAVGLGLVAGPWALGAFLLGVAVGAVYSLPPLRLKRFALWAALSIAGVRGLVVNLLLFVHFVTVAGAPADLPPVIVALTAIVLALSLAIAWFKDIPDMDGDRRFRVSTLTLRLGPRRVLTLGLVVLAFAYGGIIVAGLVGVPGLHGGVLALAHVAALAVLVGASLRVDLADRPSVARFYLVVWALFYAEYLVFPAAGLLA
- a CDS encoding NDP-sugar synthase, yielding MRAVILAGGGGTRLRPLTNTTPKPMLEFMGRPYAIGLLRRLADVGVDHLDLLVGQATDAFAPLVEAGRGLGVAVDVLTEERPLDTAGAARRLLRGAGEADVIVCNGDVLTDLDYADLVKHHREAGAVATIALTRVEDTSSFGVIERDDDGRIRAFIEKPPPGTTDVDTVNAGTYVLDAAAFDPFPGDGPLSFERDVFPGLLRAGALLRGVAYDVHWQDLGTPQRFRDGHRAVLERRCAWPVPAALEWRADGVAVHRTATVDADATLIAPVVVGPGATVGRDALLAGAIVLAGVRIGDGATVTDSIVGPGTRIAGGVEVGPRAVLVADGV